The region CCCCAGCTCCTGGCACAGAGAATCAGGTGCCTGGGCTTGAGGAGAGCTTCTGTAGTGGACTCACACAAACATgagaaaaaggagagaaccTGCATGTTTATTTTACAGAGCGAAGAGGGCTCAGAGGGCACGCATGTCCGTAAATGTACAGAGATATAGTGTTGTGTCTGCGGTGGTTTGGGATGGCTGTGATAGATGAGAATTTATCTCCAAGTGACTCTAATCTTATCTTGCTGCACTGCAGAGCATGCATCAAAGCCAGCTCCTGCCAACCCCCACTCACAGCAACCTCCTGCGTGCTAGCCATAAACAACACATACTCAGAAGTTAGTGAGGACACCTCTGGAAccagctctctttctctctctctctctctctctctctcacacacacacacacaaactagagTGTTCTTATAAATCAAGGATAGTTTAATATTTGCCTTGATGTCTCTGATTGTAGGAACGTAGGACTAGAGAGCGatttatttcagattttatCGACTATACCAGATTTTCAGTTGGTCAACATTTACATACACCAAgtattaaatatttctttaaacaGTCTTGATCTCTTAGAAGCTGTTGGGGCCAGCCATCACATTAGATGTAAAGTATGGCTGTGATTGTGTATAAGGATCAAGCTCTACAGCCAGTGCtttttcatgtttaatttaCCTCAGCCAAGAcctcagaataaaaaaaaatacatgcatatatatatatatatacaggaggtcctcgggttacgctagtcccgagttacgatgtttcgtgcatacgacacatctcccatttactgtataaagccttgtttcgacataagtggttttgcgtcgtaaacgtcgcaacgcgaacttcgtgtttgttgtgcgcggcggaagaatacacggttacgcggctcggcaCCGAGgtgttttttgataattactgtgttaggataggataagtgcttacagtacgttttttacgtacagtatgtacgtatgttccggcttaaaccgaaaatcggtttacgacgcgacgtaggaacggatcaacatcgtaagtcgaggaccccctgtatatacaTACATGCACCACCTTCATCAATTAAATCCCAAGGAATTTTGGTCTCAATTATTGAAATATTTGACGGCTTGCTGTTAATTATGGTCATACAGTTCAACAGTTGTTTCACAGAAGCAGAGAGCAACTTCCAAAATTCTTTGTCTTAACCTGTGCAAACTTcagtctgtttttttatgttgttcTTTGAGTAGGGCTTTCTTTTTGCAAAGCCGCCTTTCAAGGCGATCTAAAATGCTCTTAATGGTGGATATAGACACTGGGTCGTGATGCCTCCAACTCCtttaacagtttttttgttgttgttgttgttgttgttgtccagggtgtattctgggtaggctccagacccaccacgaccctgaactagataaacccttacagacaatgaatgaatgaatgattactaTAATAATTTTAGAACTTGTTGAAAGGTGTTATTACTGATGACATTTTTTAGTTAATTTGAATACTTTGTTTAAAATGTGCTTAATCAATCTGCAATGATTTagagatttattttaattaagtgTTTAAGTCCATGTTTAGGgttttaatatttctttaaaaagtgttctattacagttaaaataatatataggtTGTTTAAGTAACGATAtcataaatattatatacaatTAGCCTCATAAAGTAACAAtgcaatttaaatatatttgccgTTGTGTGTGACTTGAAGTCAGGCACCAAAAAGGATTTGTCCTGAATTGTTGGAAAATTGTTCAGATCTGTTCATTTTTTTCAAGCATTTTTTAATGGTTAAGATCATGGTATATGACTCAGGCACACAGCCATGTGTATGACTAAaagcaaagtgtgtgtgtttggtaagCAGAGGGGTTCAGTAAGCAGTGTGACTGTCCTGTCATCATACAGTCTAGACAGAGCTTCACtctaattaacacacacacacacacacacacagagaaagagagagagagagagagagagagagagagagagagagagagagagagagagagaccacacAATTTGCTCTCTCCACAATCCACGGGCTTCTGTaatattttttcccccacatACAGAACATGGTACACCAGACAAAACATCTGATAAACCTACAGACAGTCATAGTTTATTTGATCTCTTATTGTATGTGGGGGTGCTTTCTGTGATGGTGTTTCTCATTTTCTTTAATCTTGAAATTTCTTATCCGTCATAACCAACCTTGTTGAAGTCAAAAACACAAAGTCAAAAAGAAGAATAAATCTGAAATGTATTCAATGTTTTGGATTATGCCCCTTGGTCATTTgtctttatataattattttatgaatTTAAGCCATGTGTATTTTGCCTGTCCTGCTTTACGAAAAGCTTTGGTCTGATTATTTTGAGACAATGACAAAGGTTTtagatttaaatgttaaaatgtatcCGTATTTGGTTTTCCACTGATTACTGCTCACTGGCTCTCAATCAGATATTCTGGCCTTCACGTCTCTTTTGACGAGACAcggtattttattattatggaaATCCTTGAAGCCATTTCAATGTGGCTCCATGAAGTTATATATTTTCATAGATTGGACGAGATAAGATTGACTTTAAAAGGCAACACTGGTGCATTGTATGTTCGGTGGAACCTTTTCCTTTCGTATTTCAATTCCCTTCAGATAATGGCAGCTGACTGTCCCAATATTTTGTAAGTTGTTTCAAATTCAAACTGGGCAAATATGTTTCCCCAAAAAGTGAATAAATCTCAGCTTTATTATTTGAAAGTAGTGTTTAAATCATGTGCGCATCATTccattctgtgtttatttacattttgcacagtctcccaacttttctggaagcAGGGTTTGTATTATTACTTTCAGTGGGTACATACAGTTCATGATCCGTTTCAAGAGAACTTTCCACTTCGGCCAGCACCGGACATGAACTTTGTTGCCCCGGCGACAGATTCAGCCTTAATGACTGGAAAGCCATGGTCAGTTTCATACTGCATAGCCTGCATAAAGGAGGTGGAGTCAAAGGTGGCATGGTAGGTGGAGTTACGGTCAGCGCGGAGACAAAGCTGAGGGAATGAACTGATCTGCTCAGCAAGTTCAACAGCTGCCTGTAAACctaagagcacacacacacacagtaaaaaaaattattagtaTGTTAACAGAGGAAAACTTTTAATACAATAAAGTATTTTCATTATGCATGTCATATAATGTTACacaaaacatatacatttttatgtatAGCTTAATATGCATCCGTCCAATTTTTGAAAAGCACTGTTGAGGAATAATTTGATGGCTAAGTATCAGCTAAATTGATATTTGGGGAGAAGCTTAAGTGTAAGTGAacattgtaaaatgtaataaaacgtgtcagtgtgtgctgcactggtactagtttttaaacacagtgtccactcatTGTCAACACTGTTAGACACAACTACCTCGTTGGCCcaccttgcagatgtaaagtTACAGAGAGtatctcatctgttgctgcatagtttgtgttgggcattctctagtccttcatcagtggacacaggactctGTCGGCTGGATTTTTTTGTGGGaaaattctcagtccagcagtgacactgagggtttaaaatctccaggagcactgctgtgtctgatccacttgtacatgcactacacacactaacaaatgaTCACCatatcattgtcactgcagtgcttgACCCAAATCATGGATATGATCCAAATATGGACTAAATAACTAATGGAACAGTGTGTATTTTAACATTGCTCTaattacaaataatataaatataggtATATACAACAGAAATGGGACTCAGAACACAGCCCTGTGACACGCTGTTGTTCGGAGTGAAGCTAGTGGAAATATGACTCAGAGTCACAGTGGAAGTGGTTCAGACACACTGTAGCACAGTATTTTGGAACTGGGATGATAGTTGATGTCTTCCAGCATGTGTGGACAGAAGCCCAGGCCAGTGCAAGATTAAAAATATCAGAGAAGACCAGAGTTAACTGTTCAGCACATGCTCTCAAAACACAACCGGGGACATAGTCAGGACCAGCAGCTTCCCATAGATTCACCCTGCAGTGCTGTATACACACTGTATGACTGATCAGTGTCAGGAAGAAGCTCATCCCTTGTTGTGACCTGTCTACTGTCCTGTGTGTGATGTGCTCAAAATTGGCATAGAACTGTTTGAGTTCCTCTGGAGAGGAAGCACTGTTGGATGAGGGTATTTGACAGGGTGGTCTGTACTCTGTAAAGGACTGGATGCCATTCCACATACGCCGTGGGTCGGAGCTGTGGATGTGATCCTCAATGGACAGATAGTGTTTGAGTGTTTTGCTTCCCTAAAGCcccttttgtcagttaaataaaagttcacATGAATTACCAAATAAAATATGCTCATAATTTTATTGCATCTTACAAAAATTCCTAACTTTTCAGAAAACAGGGTGTGTACAGTTTTATACTTGTTCATGTGCAAATGAGAAACAACTGGTGTCCATTTAAAAAACCTTGGCTCTTgtcatttaagaaaaaaaatggtgaaACTGTGTTCTTGAGTCCAAGTTGCACAGTTTTTCTGCCTATATAACACACCCAAAGAGTTAAAAAATATTGCTAGCAACACTGGTGCAATATTAGCTaccaataaacataaaaaaaaaattaatcccGAGGTAAACCAGAAGAGTAATGGCTTACAAAAAATGGCTTACACTAAGCATGTTAAACCAGTTGTGACCAGCGCGGAGGGGACAGTGTTTGTTTGATCTTACCCTTCTAGGCTTTAAATTGTTTTGAGAAGCCAAGTGCTAAGAATGAACAAGTTTTGTCAACTCAATAGAGTGGCACTGCAGAGACATGAGTAATTTCGTCATCATACAGCCACAGGTGAGACAAATCGTTCAGCTTTGTTTCTTCCAAAGCAATTACTATTATCTTTCACAATAAAGAACAGCTGAACAATATGTCTCACCTGTGGCTGAATGAGGGCAAAATTACTcacagaaatatacagaaacTCGCTCAAAACTGAGAACAGGGGTCAAAGACAATTCAAAAAAGAGAATGCTTCTTAGACGCTAACTTGCATTACATTTGCCCATGGATCAGATGGAGGGGAAAATTTACCAGATAGACCTGGTAGGCCCAAACTCTGGACGAGAACTCTGTCCAGAGATGGCTCAACTGTCATCTCCCTGTTCCAGGAGAAGTAGGGGACATGGAGTCTGAACTCACCCTGTCCAAGACCACCATTGAGGAATGGCTGAATAATCCTATGGTCAAAACTTGTAGGGGCTTGTTATGGTGGCATCCCAAGAATCTGGTGTTGGATTCAATGGTGAGGGAAGCGCTCAAATGAAAGTAGGTGCTTTTTTCAAGCTTAGCTGCCTCGGAGAACTCCTGATTCAGTGGATGGGTACCAGCCAGTGAAAAAACAGACAGGTAGAATATCCAAAGTAGTTTAGTGCACACTCCAAAGGAACTCAAAATTATCAGATGGCTCTGTGCATTCTTGAACATTGCACAGATATAAGCACTCCAATTCAGTTTGTCATTCAAGTGCACGCTCaggtacacacttaaaaattatggttctgcaaaggttctttagtaaagaaaatggttctgtgTTGAACCCTGAACACGTGAAGAATATATTGCATAATTAAAGGATTCTTATTGTCATGAAAGCGTTCTTGCCATCTGAGGTATAGAAGGTCATGCTCTTTCACCATCAATGGCCAGCCTTACCCTTACATGGAATTATAATCCTCTCTACAGATGATGAGACAAATTCGTTACAATCTtgaaaaatgttctgtttgaaCGATCTGACAATTTTCTCCTaaagtaatgaaaaaaataactcTTGCTTGTAAAGCCTAGGACTTGTTCTGAATGGTTGTTTTATACCTTTTACATTGACGTGCTTATAGTGTAACTTTTCAAAATGGCATGCCATGAATTTTCTATGTACTTTTCACTGCTATTTTGCTGCTATTAAAGGCATCAAATTAAatagtttttaatatttataaaaactgaaaacttctgaaaacatttttttgcatttttgtcaGTTAGATAAATTAatgttcaagagaattaactcctttcttgtttttatatgttcaaatgtattcattaaaaTACTGAAAAGCCTGAAAGATTAAATTATTCTCAAACTCCATttacagaaaagttgggacctattgtaaaattgtaaaatgCAATGTATCCATATCTTTATGTATAGATTTAATACACATTATATAGGAGACAATGTATATTCACCTGGAATTGTATGGCCTTATTTACAATACTGAACATTTACTTCTCAAGTGCACTTACCAAACCAACAATTCCCAGTCAGCAGCAGTGCTGGGGTCAGACACTGAGCTCTGATAAATGATTTGAGGGCagttaaaacaaaaactaaactaCAGTATCCACACCAATGAATTCTCACCAACGTGAAAGAGTGTGTATAATCATGTAACCAGTAAGTGTACACAATTTTTCAAATGCATTTTATATGTTTGTGATGAACTGGAGATTAATTTATGATTCtaaactaatcctccaacaactggacctcagtaatgcTTTCATCAGGGAATTCAATAAAATAGTCAAAGTAATGTAGTTTAATGGTCAAATGTCGTTACttcaggaaagagagagacaagtgccgtgttaaatgtaaaattgtatttaaagaaatgtaaattCTGGGCCAATGTTTGTGGGCGAGTATTTGGAGGTGCCTTTCAGTTCAGGCTTTGGGAGTAAagaaataatgtttaataatcCGGCAGTACTGGACAGAATGCTATAGAATCTTCAGTCATGTTAAATTAAAACTATTTGCTGTTATTTAAACAACAACTTGAATAACTACAAGCTGTGTACAACAATGAGGTCTCTAGAATGTTATTGTAAAGtgtattatttaatacatttggtTTGATTGAGGTTttgcaaacattcattcatttattgggaatcactgggtgcacactcacacattccctcacactcCGATGGAAAATTTGCATGTCCAACCCACTTTAgcaatgtgtttttagactctggaaagaaaccggagcacccagaggaaactctgggagacacagggagaacaggcaAAAATCTTCATAGTCACCCATTGTGGGGCTTACATTCACAACCACAGGAACGTGGAGctctgtgacagcgacactacctgttgcaccactgtgccactcaTTTTTGGGAACATCAAAAGGTATTAaattatgaataattaattgCAGTTAATTTTTAATAACTCTTTGACAAGTTAGTAGTCAAAAGTAGTCAATAGTACTCTTGTAAATATCATTATGTCTCTCTTTACCTTGTCCATTAGGCACAACtctgtttgccaatccaaatGCCAGTGCTTCCTCAGCACCTACAGGTCTACCAGTCAGAATAAGATCCAGGGCTCGGGATAGACCAATCAGCTGCGGCAGCCGCACCGTACCGCCATCAATCAGCGGTACACCTGGTAAGATGGGGTACAGAGTAGAAGAATTAAATGTATTGCAAGCAAATTAAAAATGTGCTCGCATTTGCAAAATATAATGAAGctggtcagtgaaaacaatgtAAACCAAATCTGATTctcattttattgcattttacaaaaatatttaaattgtgttgtttaattTACCATGCCCTAGAGCTAAGAAAAAACCCAAAAGGAGATATAAGAGCTAAAACTGAAAGTCTGACCACCTGAACGctggaaataaaaatatttaagacaGGTGTGGACCACTTAGAGTAGTGCATTTTTGCAGGAAATTTCTTAGGCCTAGACTAAGAGGCATTTAGGAAAACTTTAATCAGTGGAACCCAGTCCAATATAGTCTTTCATTTAAAAGTGATCACAGGTAGTCAGATATTAATGATCATGATCCAGAGTGTAGTAGGTACACCATATTACCTAATTAATTACATTGAATACTTCCTACTTTTAGACTGAATGCCTTAGACTTGTACCTATCCAATGTAATCAGATCAGAGCTTAGGAAAAACTGAAAGAGCTGAGATGGTAGTAGTCATGAGATTCCTGGGAAGGCACAGCTAGAACACGTTGTCTGGTTTTCAGGCACAGAGGAAGACACAGGCAATGCAAGAACACCTGATTTAATGACAGAGTGAagatgatgatgctgatgataaTGATAAAAATGACCCTATTCTTGAAACAGGCTGCATGGCAATCAGTCACTGGCAGTAAATTATAGGGCAGCCGGCATGTTTATTAACATTGTGGTTATATATAGCTTGAGGAGGGATGGGCTAGAATTAAGACAGAAGTTCCTTCTGGGTCCTCAGATTACCTCTCACGTCATGTACAAAAGATTATAGCAAGTCAGATACAAACTGGAATTTTTCTACTTACATCATATAACTTTTTATGCTACGTAGATGTAATGAGGATGACTCCAACTGGTGAGGACTTTCATCAAATACACAACCATAAAAATTAAGTCATTCGACTTCTACTGTGTTTAAAGCGGATGAGTTCATGAGATTTTTACCAAATCTGCGGCAGAAAACCCCCATTATGGCACCTTCTTCCACCACTCTGAGATCAGCCAGCAAGGCCAGCTCCAGTCCGCCAGCCACAGCATATCCACTCACTGCTGCAATCAACGGCTTAGACAGCCTCAGGCGAGAGGGACCCTGCAGAGGAACAAGACAGAAAAATCCATGAGACTAGCATTTAAATGAGTCATTGTTAGTTTAACACTGTTGAATTCTCTACAGGTGAATAACCATAGCCATTTAGAAGAGAACTCTGTATGGAAACATTTCTACAGGTAATCATATATTTGTCTGTGAAAAGTGAGGATACCAAGAACCTCTGAATAACACTGTTTCAAGCGAATTTCATTGTTTATTGCCACTTCCAATAATACCAGTCTTTCCATTCCATCAATTTTTAGCTAAAATGTAGAGACCCCTAGAAAAATCACTGATAAATAAACAGATCAATGTATATccttcattcgttgtctgtaagcacttatccagttcatggtcacggccggtccggagcctacccggaatcactgggcacaagcgagggaacacaccatggaaggtgtcgccagtcctccacagggtgacaaacacacacacacttctgaactgccaatccacctaccaacgtgtgttttttggaccgtggggggTAACCagagctcccggaggaaacccacgcggacacagggagaacacatataGAAAACCTATATGCTGTAAACATATACTAGCCACTAAATTGCAAGTGTTGCCTTTAGCTGCACTGAGAgatgaaattaaaaatgtttgggGGTTTGGCTGCTCACCTTACCATTGGAGCAGGACCTTTGGTAACATCTTGCTCTAGCCTGAGAGAAGCAGAACCCTGGGAAAGCTCCTTAAGATCATAACCTGCGCAGAAATTTCCTCCTAAAACGAAACACAAACAAGAACTAGCAACCAAAAGTAAACtggaaaagaacagaaagagagacataaGGACAGATAAAAACCTCActatcaaaacaaaacagtatGTGTACTTTCTAGAAATACTATCTGTTTTTCTAAATCAAGATCAACAATGTGATGCACTAAGAGCATCTTCTCTGCTGGGAATTCTTATCACTTGGTGCTGCAACGTCTGAGGTTtgattcagccacaagattattgaagtgaggatttgatggtttTATGATTAAGTTTGGGTTCAGATATGGCACTCCCACTCACAACAAAGTTCAGCTCACTCAACAGTTTAGATATTTAGAAAGAGCTTGGCTAGATTTAGCGTTTTAACCTTGTCATAGCACCTTTTAACCACCTGGTTATTAGCTTGATTGTAGCCAAGAATGATCCCCGTTCGTTCCATACCTCTTCCATAGTGTTTTTATGGTAGTTTCTGTATCTGTCTTTGTCCTCAGTCAGCTTCACCTCAAGAATCTACTCCTTATCTCTTGACCCATAGGCCCTTActgattttcagatttttgaaaTGTCTTTTTTGACATTGATTGAGATTGATCAGGGATCAGCACACTGTTTTTACAGAAGTTTATCATCTATACCCAAGAAGGccacgttcacacagcaggtaaatggcccaaatctgatttatttatttatttttgttctgctgttcacactgtctatATACTGTGACCTCTTACATCAGTCTGAACATGTCATGCTCCTAAACTGACCCACGTGTGGAAAAAGGAGCCGCTTCAGGATCTCgttgtacagtttcacacaatccactttctttctgaaatgaaggtATTAAAGCAGACTGGTGTTGTACTGTGCAGGACAACATCACACAATGACTCTTTTCTTTATACCAAATGAGCTCcatacttttaaataaaatactttaaagaaTGTTAAAACATGAACAAATATTTCTTTCACTCCAAGTGAAAATTTGCCAGGTTTAACAACTGCTGGGAAGTCTCCATGTTGAAACAACTGATTAACAGTTTTTAGGGTGTCATCAGATAATGAGTTCATGGCcttcttagaacagtcatttaCTTGGTAAGTTCTCACATCTATGATAGATAATACCACATCTAATAGTGCTTTGACATCAATCACATGAAACCAGTTTAATGACCAATAACACAAGGTTTGCATACAAACAGTAGAATATAGTAGAATAAAATAATCACTGAATATAAACACGAAAACGAGTGAGTCATTGGGATAACGGAAGCTAAGCCTGAGGCCAAACTACATGCTTTGTGCAGACAGCGCCATCTAGTGATCATGAGGTGACAGTGACATCTTTCTATTGTAAAGACTCGCAacagaatttatatatatatatataatagaaagaacaaaacatatCATGTTTATCTCTTACTGAGCAACAAAACTATAGCTTCACAGAACTAAATATACAGCACTAAATACAATTGGCCTAAAAAGGGAAGCACACTCCAGGACAGGTCtatgtttatgtaaaataagTCTATTACCTTCACCATACAGCACAGCTACACTGAGGGAGTCGTCCTGGTTAAAAGCTGAAAGCTCCTCAGTTAACCTCCTGGCAGTCTCCTGGTTCACCGCATTACGCACCTCAGGCCGGTTAATGCCCACAGTAATCACCTGACCTTTTTTCAGTGTAACCACTGTCTGACCTGTGGCGACAgagattacagacaataaaccTCACCGTTTACATTTCCAACTATTGGGCTTGCCTCACAAACAAATATAAcccataataatgataataatacacATATTGAAAACACAtgaagggacctggaggttatgggttcaagacccaagagtttggtgtgttctccctgtgtgtgtgtggctggcgactccctccagggtgtgttcctgccttgcccccagtgattctggactggattagcagttacagacaatgaatgaatgaatgattatcaAAAACAACAAGGCTTTACACCTCTGGTGCTCAAGCCCTAATTTTAACTAGAAAATTTTATTTACTGAAGGAAATTCCAGTGCTGGCAAAGCAATAAAATAATAGtcattaaaaaaactaaataatctccatgaccagagacagcGTATGTTTTTGAAAGACGCAGTTTAGAAGCAGCAAGACTACAAGACAGACTTGGCTAATTTTCTCCTAGATCCCT is a window of Hoplias malabaricus isolate fHopMal1 chromosome 1, fHopMal1.hap1, whole genome shotgun sequence DNA encoding:
- the zgc:101569 gene encoding enoyl-CoA hydratase EchA19, which translates into the protein MLGKGIYTFTIIRNKIPQYGRWRFNLDGKLFHSRGYVTNNPVDKGQTVVTLKKGQVITVGINRPEVRNAVNQETARRLTEELSAFNQDDSLSVAVLYGEGGNFCAGYDLKELSQGSASLRLEQDVTKGPAPMGPSRLRLSKPLIAAVSGYAVAGGLELALLADLRVVEEGAIMGVFCRRFGVPLIDGGTVRLPQLIGLSRALDLILTGRPVGAEEALAFGLANRVVPNGQGLQAAVELAEQISSFPQLCLRADRNSTYHATFDSTSFMQAMQYETDHGFPVIKAESVAGATKFMSGAGRSGKFS